One window from the genome of Actinoplanes teichomyceticus ATCC 31121 encodes:
- a CDS encoding AfsR/SARP family transcriptional regulator, whose protein sequence is MLEDPGRPPECPPPAEPPDRAGADRPHAFSLRLLGPVSLTVHDADVPLGGPKVAAVLTALALHANQWVSLDRLTAAVWGDTAPPSARVNLRGYAARVRCAMRTAAPDGDDRLTSGRARYRLRLDPGELDVDVFHALAEQARAALRDGRAGEAIPLLDRALALWHGEPAENVPRVPTIEPLLTALEERRLAVAEERLGALLARGEDALVVSAARAMLADHPDRERTWGPLILALYRLGDVAGALGAYGQARAGIARRLGIEPGPYLTGLHQMVLHRDPRLGSCAPAAWWVTTVDQPPAPGGYPPGAVAARPAGR, encoded by the coding sequence GTGCTTGAAGACCCAGGGAGACCACCCGAGTGCCCGCCCCCGGCGGAGCCTCCGGATCGCGCCGGCGCGGACCGCCCGCACGCCTTCTCGCTGCGGCTGCTCGGGCCGGTGAGCCTGACGGTCCACGACGCGGACGTGCCGCTCGGCGGGCCGAAGGTCGCGGCCGTCCTGACCGCGCTCGCCCTGCACGCCAACCAGTGGGTCTCGCTCGACCGGCTCACCGCGGCGGTCTGGGGTGACACCGCGCCGCCCTCGGCCCGGGTCAACCTGCGCGGGTACGCGGCACGCGTGCGCTGTGCGATGCGGACGGCCGCACCGGACGGCGACGACCGCCTCACCTCGGGGCGCGCCCGCTACCGGCTCCGCCTGGACCCGGGCGAGCTGGACGTCGACGTGTTCCACGCGCTGGCCGAGCAGGCTCGCGCCGCACTGCGCGACGGCCGTGCCGGGGAGGCGATCCCGCTGCTCGACCGGGCCCTGGCGCTCTGGCACGGGGAGCCGGCGGAGAACGTCCCCCGGGTGCCGACCATCGAGCCGCTGCTCACCGCGCTGGAGGAACGCCGGCTGGCGGTGGCCGAGGAGAGACTGGGCGCGCTGCTCGCCCGGGGCGAGGACGCCCTGGTGGTGTCAGCCGCGCGCGCCATGCTCGCCGACCATCCGGACCGGGAACGCACCTGGGGCCCGCTGATCCTGGCGCTGTACCGGCTCGGCGACGTGGCCGGGGCGCTCGGCGCGTACGGTCAGGCCCGCGCGGGAATCGCGCGGCGCCTGGGGATCGAGCCGGGACCGTATCTCACCGGGCTGCATCAGATGGTTCTGCACCGTGATCCCCGACTGGGCTCCTGCGCACCGGCGGCCTGGTGGGTCACGACGGTGGACCAGCCACCGGCTCCCGGTGGGTACCCGCCGGGCGCGGTTGCCGCGCGGCCGGCGGGACGCTGA
- a CDS encoding MauE/DoxX family redox-associated membrane protein, translating into MVYLTIGCRCLIAVVFLAAAAGKIRNRRAYAAFVAATARFLPTWLPLAVKRVAGTRAGIHGVSAGVLAVELAIPALLAVPAAAPAGFALAAVVLAGFIVAIGAVLARDERIVCACFATSTAPVGPQHLVRNGVLLAAAVSGLALPASSGADPVGALLAVVAAAVGATLLIFTDDLVELFR; encoded by the coding sequence ATGGTCTATCTGACGATCGGGTGCCGGTGCCTGATCGCGGTGGTATTCCTGGCCGCGGCGGCCGGCAAGATACGGAATCGGCGTGCGTACGCCGCTTTCGTGGCCGCCACGGCCAGGTTTCTGCCCACGTGGTTGCCGCTTGCGGTGAAGCGGGTGGCCGGGACGCGGGCCGGCATCCATGGGGTGTCGGCCGGCGTCCTCGCCGTCGAGCTGGCCATTCCCGCGCTGCTGGCGGTGCCGGCCGCGGCCCCGGCCGGCTTCGCTCTCGCCGCGGTGGTGCTGGCCGGCTTCATCGTGGCCATCGGCGCGGTGCTGGCGCGGGACGAGCGGATCGTCTGCGCCTGTTTCGCCACGTCCACGGCGCCGGTGGGCCCGCAGCACCTGGTCCGCAACGGCGTGCTCCTCGCGGCGGCGGTGAGCGGGCTCGCCCTGCCGGCGTCCTCCGGCGCCGATCCGGTGGGCGCGCTGCTGGCGGTGGTGGCGGCGGCCGTCGGCGCGACCCTATTGATCTTCACCGACGATCTCGTCGAATTGTTCCGCTGA
- a CDS encoding PstS family phosphate ABC transporter substrate-binding protein: protein MAISVLVDWLSAQQGVSSLVAALVLAVGLTAFNQVQARRKRVLSFRVRFNSPLGFSPAYARLVARVMDQENTHIAEPALVVARVKNVGRTAISRRDYKTLELQFPQRRTIAAGLTEAKPEALSREFDSFTWQLGRSSLELPRVDLNPNEEYKVVVLLSNEGAGQNPPAKAIGRLSEGGLVTQADTPRTRRTTIVGAAVSTLLAGALVTTLLFAGSEKKAGTTAGAPVCASGELTVEGSSAFAGIAAHLAEQYMTYCDDAKITVVAAGSFEGLDHLQNIAPEQRPRRLALADGKFIGFTDLVPSRGLAVVPYSVVVNNGVAVSDIPAGALARIFRGEVADWRDVAASVDSAPIRVVARDDRSGSRRALETYVLKGRQAGATSDSCDVLREGVARSQPIICEQTTTSDVLVKVRTRPGAVGYVDTPNALLTPGVKQVRIGGQAATIDDIRAGYPFWTVEYLYSYGDLDRTDPLTRSFANYLVAAEARSMIAAQQYAPCVRTDGTPEPLCTTPRD from the coding sequence GTGGCGATTTCGGTCCTGGTCGACTGGCTCAGCGCCCAGCAGGGCGTCAGCAGCCTCGTCGCCGCGCTCGTGCTGGCCGTCGGGCTCACCGCGTTCAACCAGGTGCAGGCCCGGCGTAAGCGGGTGCTGTCGTTCCGGGTGCGGTTCAACTCCCCGCTGGGCTTCAGCCCGGCGTACGCCCGGCTGGTCGCGCGGGTGATGGATCAGGAGAACACGCACATCGCCGAGCCGGCCCTGGTGGTGGCGAGGGTCAAGAACGTGGGCCGTACGGCGATCTCCAGGCGGGACTACAAGACCCTCGAACTGCAGTTCCCGCAGCGCCGTACCATCGCGGCGGGTCTGACCGAGGCGAAGCCGGAGGCGCTCAGCAGGGAGTTCGACAGTTTCACGTGGCAGCTCGGCCGGTCGTCGCTCGAACTGCCGCGCGTGGACCTGAACCCGAACGAGGAGTACAAGGTCGTCGTCCTGCTCTCCAACGAGGGCGCCGGGCAGAACCCGCCGGCGAAGGCGATCGGGCGGCTGTCCGAGGGCGGCCTGGTCACCCAGGCCGACACGCCCCGGACCAGGCGTACCACGATCGTCGGCGCCGCGGTGAGCACCCTGCTGGCGGGCGCGCTCGTGACCACGCTGCTGTTCGCCGGCTCGGAGAAGAAGGCGGGCACCACGGCCGGCGCGCCGGTCTGCGCCTCCGGCGAGCTGACCGTGGAGGGCTCCAGCGCGTTCGCCGGGATCGCCGCCCACCTGGCCGAGCAGTACATGACCTACTGCGACGACGCGAAGATCACCGTGGTCGCGGCGGGCAGCTTCGAGGGTCTCGATCACCTCCAGAACATCGCGCCCGAGCAGCGGCCACGTCGGCTCGCCCTGGCGGACGGCAAGTTCATCGGCTTCACCGATCTGGTGCCCAGCCGCGGCCTCGCCGTCGTCCCGTACAGCGTGGTGGTCAACAACGGCGTCGCGGTCAGCGACATCCCGGCCGGCGCCCTGGCGCGGATCTTCCGGGGCGAGGTGGCCGACTGGCGCGACGTCGCGGCCTCGGTGGACTCGGCGCCGATCCGGGTGGTGGCCCGCGACGACCGCTCGGGCAGCCGGCGGGCGCTGGAGACGTACGTGCTCAAGGGCCGCCAGGCGGGTGCCACCAGTGACTCCTGCGATGTGCTGCGGGAGGGCGTCGCCCGGTCCCAGCCGATCATCTGCGAGCAGACGACGACCAGCGACGTGCTGGTCAAGGTACGCACCCGCCCGGGCGCCGTCGGGTACGTGGACACGCCGAACGCGCTGCTGACTCCGGGGGTGAAGCAGGTGCGCATCGGTGGGCAGGCGGCCACGATCGACGACATCCGGGCCGGCTACCCGTTCTGGACCGTGGAGTACCTGTACAGCTACGGCGACCTCGACAGGACCGACCCGCTGACCCGCTCGTTCGCCAACTATCTGGTCGCCGCCGAGGCGCGCTCCATGATCGCCGCGCAGCAGTACGCCCCCTGCGTCCGCACCGACGGCACGCCCGAACCGCTGTGCACGACCCCGCGGGACTGA
- a CDS encoding STAS domain-containing protein — translation MTTSTVDVTTSTDGTLVIHPHGALDATDAVGLRRTLVQAIRHIRPLRLVLDMADVQGLDPINLGTLAAACNIGDDHQVAVFFEHSSAGLAELLTAAGVPQHRFRHVD, via the coding sequence ATGACGACCAGCACGGTCGACGTCACCACCAGCACCGACGGCACTCTCGTCATTCATCCGCACGGGGCCCTCGACGCCACCGACGCCGTCGGGCTGCGCCGCACCCTGGTGCAGGCGATCCGCCACATCAGGCCGTTGCGCCTGGTCCTGGACATGGCCGACGTCCAGGGGCTCGACCCCATCAATCTCGGTACCCTTGCCGCCGCCTGCAACATCGGCGACGACCACCAGGTCGCCGTCTTCTTCGAACACTCCTCGGCGGGTCTCGCCGAACTGCTGACGGCGGCCGGCGTCCCGCAGCACCGGTTCCGGCACGTCGACTGA
- a CDS encoding winged helix-turn-helix domain-containing protein, with amino-acid sequence MTFASSFSNNSVVLVAREPVMAVELVLSYDLIRTGTPSVMRRWQARAVSRLRNSAAHSDVASLKSILEAHPLSSAIKTVASMTGGLLPDRHCCRGGISTEDHDAGENPFQNYYQAVIEPHAAALVAALDYERAEYDRILRSQGSEAISRLLRGITPAAPRTTRSAGTAGNDVTIIPSAFCQEQIMMTDTEHGHTTVVCPMTSAAQSIATGHDIAPGADRPHSLQHLVGRTRAAILYILQKRHTTTRVSECSAISASTASRHLSILRDAGLVQSRRHANEMHHELTALGETLIKSSPPWIEAMRRCASRCRLPERAGRRIGSVSGAA; translated from the coding sequence ATGACATTCGCATCCAGTTTTTCCAACAATTCCGTCGTCCTTGTCGCTCGAGAGCCCGTGATGGCCGTGGAATTGGTGCTCAGCTACGATCTGATACGGACCGGCACGCCCTCCGTCATGCGCCGCTGGCAGGCCCGCGCCGTCTCACGTCTACGCAATTCTGCGGCGCACTCGGATGTCGCGTCGCTGAAGAGCATCCTGGAAGCACATCCGCTCAGCTCGGCGATCAAGACGGTTGCGTCGATGACCGGAGGCCTTCTTCCGGATCGGCACTGCTGCCGCGGCGGCATTTCCACCGAAGACCACGACGCCGGGGAAAATCCGTTCCAGAATTATTACCAAGCAGTGATCGAGCCGCACGCGGCCGCCCTGGTCGCGGCCCTCGACTACGAACGGGCGGAATACGACCGGATCCTGCGCTCGCAGGGCTCGGAAGCGATCTCACGCCTTCTCAGGGGGATCACTCCCGCGGCGCCGCGCACGACGCGTTCGGCCGGGACCGCCGGCAACGACGTGACGATCATTCCGTCGGCCTTCTGCCAGGAGCAGATCATGATGACCGACACCGAGCACGGGCACACCACAGTGGTGTGCCCGATGACGTCGGCCGCACAGTCCATCGCGACGGGTCATGACATCGCGCCCGGAGCGGACCGGCCGCATTCCTTGCAGCACCTGGTGGGCCGCACCCGCGCCGCGATCCTGTACATCCTGCAGAAGCGGCACACGACGACCAGGGTCAGCGAGTGCTCGGCCATCTCGGCATCCACGGCCAGCCGCCACCTGTCGATCCTGCGTGACGCGGGCCTCGTGCAGAGCCGGCGCCACGCCAATGAGATGCACCATGAATTGACCGCCCTCGGCGAGACCCTGATCAAGTCCTCACCGCCCTGGATCGAGGCCATGCGCCGGTGCGCCTCACGGTGCCGGTTGCCGGAGAGGGCGGGTCGCAGGATCGGGTCCGTCTCCGGAGCAGCGTGA
- a CDS encoding ABC transporter ATP-binding protein, translating into MDVSSGSRSARLRTLLGGLRHAVRLGWQAGPGLVVGVALCTVAAAVMPVAAAWLTKLSLELITHPGGDPRRLLTVGAGLVAVGLATALLPLAARYLRGQFTREVGALAQDGLFGAAERFTGLSRFEDPVFLDRLRLAQYSGCHAPGNLLGGVLTVAAGALTLAGFLGSLFALNAGMAVLVAMSAVPALAGQLRVSRRRAATTWEVGPYERREHFYQEVLTSVQAAKELRLFAAGGYLRNLMNDNRRRANAHYLRTDRRELRTQISLAMLSAVIAAAGLGWALHAAWQGRISVGDVSLFVAATAGVQSTLTSLITEIANGHQQLTLFEHYRTVVDSPADLPVASPAAPVGPLRGGIEFRDVWFRYAPDQPWVLRGLNLTIRPGRSTALVGVNGAGKSTIAKLLCRFYDPQRGSITWDGADLRELDPAALRERIGAVFQDFMHYDLSAAENIGLGSLDALTDRERLEHAARLAGVHETLRDLPDGYDTLLSRVFFQGDAVNARLGVSLSGGQWQRVALARALVRGERDLLLLDEPSSGLDPRAEYEIHKALLRHRSDRTSVLISHRLGAVRDADVLVVLDDGQVAEQGTHVDLMALDGRYARLFRMQAEGYQGDPLNVVTTGKG; encoded by the coding sequence ATGGACGTGTCGTCGGGTTCCCGGTCCGCGCGGCTGCGCACCCTGCTGGGCGGGTTGCGACATGCGGTGCGGCTGGGCTGGCAGGCCGGTCCCGGACTGGTCGTCGGCGTGGCGCTGTGCACGGTCGCGGCGGCGGTCATGCCGGTCGCGGCGGCCTGGCTGACCAAACTGTCGCTGGAACTGATCACCCACCCGGGCGGGGATCCCCGGCGGCTGCTCACCGTCGGCGCCGGGCTGGTCGCCGTCGGCCTGGCCACGGCCCTGCTGCCGCTGGCGGCCCGGTACCTGCGCGGACAGTTCACGCGTGAGGTCGGTGCGCTGGCGCAGGACGGCCTGTTCGGGGCCGCCGAACGGTTCACCGGTCTGAGCCGGTTCGAGGATCCGGTCTTTCTCGACCGGCTGCGGCTCGCCCAGTATTCCGGCTGCCACGCCCCCGGCAACCTGCTCGGTGGCGTGCTGACCGTGGCCGCCGGTGCGCTCACGCTCGCCGGATTCCTCGGCTCGCTGTTCGCGCTCAACGCCGGGATGGCGGTGCTGGTCGCGATGTCCGCGGTGCCGGCACTGGCCGGGCAGCTGCGGGTGTCGCGCCGCCGGGCCGCGACGACCTGGGAGGTCGGGCCGTACGAGCGGCGCGAGCACTTCTACCAGGAGGTGCTGACGAGCGTGCAGGCCGCCAAGGAGCTGCGCCTGTTCGCCGCCGGCGGGTACCTGCGGAACCTGATGAACGACAACCGCCGCCGGGCCAACGCGCACTACCTGCGTACCGATCGGCGGGAACTGCGTACGCAGATCTCCCTGGCGATGCTGTCGGCGGTGATCGCCGCGGCCGGGCTCGGCTGGGCGTTGCACGCGGCATGGCAGGGGCGGATCTCGGTCGGCGACGTGTCGCTGTTCGTCGCGGCCACCGCCGGGGTGCAGTCGACCTTGACCTCGTTGATCACCGAGATCGCGAACGGGCACCAGCAGCTGACGCTCTTCGAGCACTACCGCACCGTCGTCGACAGTCCCGCCGACCTGCCCGTCGCGTCGCCGGCCGCGCCGGTCGGGCCGTTGCGCGGTGGGATCGAGTTCCGCGACGTGTGGTTCCGCTACGCTCCGGACCAGCCGTGGGTGTTGCGCGGCCTGAACCTGACCATCCGCCCCGGCCGGTCGACGGCGCTGGTCGGCGTCAACGGCGCGGGCAAGTCCACCATCGCCAAACTGCTGTGCCGGTTCTACGACCCGCAGCGCGGCTCGATCACCTGGGACGGCGCCGACCTGCGCGAGCTCGATCCGGCCGCGTTGCGCGAGCGGATCGGCGCGGTGTTCCAGGACTTCATGCACTACGACCTCAGCGCTGCCGAGAACATCGGCCTGGGCAGTCTGGACGCGCTGACCGACCGGGAACGGCTGGAGCACGCCGCCCGGCTCGCCGGTGTGCACGAGACCCTGCGGGACCTGCCCGACGGGTACGACACGCTGCTGTCCCGGGTCTTCTTCCAGGGTGACGCGGTGAACGCGCGGCTCGGCGTGTCGCTGTCCGGCGGCCAGTGGCAGCGCGTCGCCCTGGCACGGGCGCTGGTGCGGGGTGAGCGTGACCTGCTGCTGCTGGACGAGCCGAGCTCGGGCCTGGACCCGCGGGCCGAGTACGAGATCCACAAGGCGTTGCTGCGGCATCGGTCGGACCGGACCAGCGTCCTGATCTCGCACCGGCTCGGGGCCGTCCGCGACGCCGACGTGCTGGTGGTGCTCGACGACGGGCAGGTCGCCGAGCAGGGCACGCACGTCGACCTGATGGCGCTGGACGGCCGGTACGCCCGGCTCTTCCGGATGCAGGCGGAGGGATACCAGGGGGACCCGTTGAACGTCGTGACGACCGGAAAGGGGTGA
- a CDS encoding LamG-like jellyroll fold domain-containing protein — MDRRNLLRAALAAPAVPITVAAADSAPAAASTHRFDRTSPRFALAVLPDTQYLFDADSSDPAPLRATFRYLLQECAEDNVAFLTHLGDVTEHGTEPEIALAGSTFAAIDGRLPYSVLAGNHDVGSGTTDQRGGTPYLSTFGPQRLRRASSFLDASPDGYNSAHRISAAGRQWLILALDWRISDAGLAWARDLLDAHPALPAIVTTHDLAYADEQGEAHLSGHGQRLWDGLIRDHDQIFLTLNGHYWPPGRTVLRNAAGHDVHVHVANYQDRYYGGAGMIRLYHVDLVRNRIDVETFAPWFLARDPRARTPLEAESIELTGDTDRFSLEIDFARRFAGFAPPALPAPRPAARVVDRHTAAYWRFDAADQAVTDGAVVTDRSGKGNHLTVRRLAGSGADALTLAADHHPGAPAHASLRFDGAAGRGALLQTAADAPLNSMTFLDGYTFEVFLKLPEPFVGNHAWMGVFSWEGRSGDAGKHSGWSPLEPTCSLNVSPERFLQYVLYSHDGDHNPTSWSHALPVGVWHHVAIVNDGRRSIVWVNGSRIARNPTRPAHGVATVGRPFTLGGTSFDLRYDQGFYGWIGDTRITSRPLRPEQFLPDRHFR, encoded by the coding sequence GTGGACCGAAGGAACCTGCTGCGCGCCGCCCTGGCCGCGCCCGCCGTACCGATCACGGTGGCCGCCGCCGACTCCGCCCCGGCCGCCGCATCCACCCACCGCTTCGACCGCACCAGCCCGCGGTTCGCGCTGGCCGTGCTGCCCGACACCCAGTATCTGTTCGACGCCGACAGCAGCGACCCGGCGCCGCTGCGAGCCACCTTCCGCTACCTGCTGCAGGAGTGCGCCGAGGACAACGTCGCGTTCCTGACGCATCTGGGCGACGTCACCGAGCACGGCACCGAGCCGGAGATCGCGCTGGCCGGGTCGACGTTCGCCGCCATCGACGGGAGGCTGCCGTACAGCGTGCTGGCCGGTAACCACGACGTCGGCTCCGGGACGACCGACCAGCGCGGCGGCACCCCGTACCTGTCGACCTTCGGCCCGCAGCGGCTGCGCCGGGCGAGCAGCTTCCTCGACGCCTCCCCGGACGGCTACAACAGCGCGCACCGGATCAGCGCCGCCGGCCGGCAATGGCTGATCCTGGCCCTGGACTGGCGCATCTCCGACGCCGGCCTGGCCTGGGCGCGCGATCTGCTGGACGCCCATCCGGCGCTGCCGGCCATCGTCACCACCCACGACCTGGCCTACGCCGACGAGCAGGGCGAGGCGCACCTGTCCGGGCACGGCCAGCGGCTCTGGGACGGCCTGATCCGCGACCACGACCAGATCTTCCTGACCCTCAACGGCCACTACTGGCCGCCCGGCCGGACCGTGCTGCGCAACGCCGCCGGGCACGACGTGCACGTGCACGTCGCCAACTATCAGGACCGCTACTACGGCGGCGCCGGCATGATCCGGCTCTACCACGTCGACCTGGTGCGCAACCGGATCGACGTGGAGACGTTCGCGCCGTGGTTCCTGGCCCGCGACCCGCGGGCGCGTACCCCGCTGGAGGCGGAGAGCATCGAGCTGACCGGCGACACCGACCGGTTCAGCCTGGAGATCGACTTCGCGCGGCGCTTCGCCGGGTTCGCGCCGCCGGCGCTTCCGGCGCCCCGGCCGGCGGCCCGGGTGGTGGACCGGCACACCGCCGCCTACTGGCGGTTCGACGCCGCGGACCAGGCGGTCACCGACGGCGCGGTGGTGACCGACCGGTCCGGCAAGGGCAACCACCTCACCGTACGCCGGCTGGCCGGCAGCGGAGCCGACGCGCTCACCCTCGCGGCCGACCACCACCCGGGTGCCCCGGCGCACGCCAGCCTCCGCTTCGACGGCGCGGCCGGCCGCGGCGCCCTGCTGCAGACCGCCGCGGACGCCCCGCTGAACAGCATGACCTTCCTGGACGGTTACACCTTCGAGGTGTTCCTCAAACTGCCCGAGCCGTTCGTCGGCAACCACGCCTGGATGGGCGTGTTCAGCTGGGAGGGGCGCAGCGGCGACGCCGGCAAGCACAGCGGCTGGTCCCCGCTGGAGCCCACCTGCAGCCTGAACGTCTCACCGGAACGATTCCTGCAGTACGTGCTGTACAGCCACGACGGCGACCACAACCCGACCTCGTGGAGCCACGCGCTGCCGGTCGGCGTCTGGCACCACGTGGCGATCGTCAACGACGGCCGGCGCAGCATCGTCTGGGTGAACGGCTCGCGGATCGCCCGCAACCCCACCCGGCCGGCGCACGGCGTGGCGACCGTGGGCCGCCCGTTCACCCTCGGCGGCACCTCGTTCGACCTCCGGTACGACCAGGGTTTCTACGGCTGGATCGGCGACACCCGCATCACCAGCCGGCCGTTGCGTCCGGAACAGTTCCTGCCGGACCGGCACTTCCGGTAG
- a CDS encoding S26 family signal peptidase, which produces MLAAWGVGAAGCGALLLLLVVALLAVRRRVTVVDVCGVSMQPTLQPGERVLARRVPAGRLRAGDIVVYQVTELLTRASAPERRYGRSWRIKRVAAVPGEPVPEPIAEATGSVAGAVVPDRVILVLGDNAARSVDSRHTGPVPWADVYGVVWRKLSVPPAARQPRPAGTHREPVAGPPS; this is translated from the coding sequence GTGCTCGCGGCCTGGGGTGTCGGGGCGGCCGGCTGCGGTGCCCTCCTGCTTCTGCTGGTGGTCGCGCTGCTGGCCGTGCGGCGCCGGGTCACCGTCGTCGACGTCTGCGGCGTCAGTATGCAGCCCACCCTGCAACCGGGCGAGCGGGTCCTGGCCCGGCGCGTACCGGCCGGGCGGCTGCGCGCCGGGGACATCGTGGTCTACCAGGTCACCGAGCTGCTGACCCGCGCGTCGGCGCCGGAGCGCCGGTACGGCCGCTCGTGGCGGATAAAGCGGGTGGCGGCCGTGCCCGGCGAGCCGGTGCCGGAGCCGATCGCCGAAGCGACCGGCTCCGTGGCCGGCGCCGTGGTCCCGGACCGGGTCATTCTCGTGCTGGGGGACAACGCGGCGCGCAGCGTCGACTCCCGGCACACCGGCCCGGTCCCGTGGGCGGACGTGTACGGCGTCGTGTGGCGCAAGCTCAGCGTCCCGCCGGCCGCGCGGCAACCGCGCCCGGCGGGTACCCACCGGGAGCCGGTGGCTGGTCCACCGTCGTGA
- a CDS encoding alkaline phosphatase PhoX, which produces MDRRTMLRTTVVGASAMALPFTAWSAAYGAPAQNGPGPYGALLAADANGIQLPPGFTSQVVARSGQVVPGTSYVWHQAPDGGAVIPNGTGWVYVSNSEVAASAGGGASRILFSASGAVVGASRILSGTNQNCAGGKTPWNTWLSCEEVALGRVYETYPLGGTAIVRPAMGRFKHEAAAADPVRKVIYLTEDETDGKFYRFIPTTWGDLSSGRLQVLRAGSATSGSFTWADVPDPDGSPTVTRSQVSGAKSFNGGEGCHYASDRVWFTTKGDNRVWQLNLLTSTYELAYDDSLVSPGAAPLTGVDNITGSTAGDLYVAEDGGTMDICMITPQGTVSTFLRVTGQSGSEITGPAFTPAGDRLYFSSQRGTSGTSAGGITYCVTGPFRV; this is translated from the coding sequence ATGGATCGGCGAACGATGCTACGTACCACGGTGGTCGGCGCCTCGGCGATGGCGCTGCCGTTCACCGCATGGTCGGCTGCCTACGGCGCCCCGGCGCAGAACGGCCCCGGGCCGTACGGCGCCCTGCTGGCGGCCGACGCGAACGGCATCCAGCTGCCGCCCGGCTTCACCAGCCAGGTGGTGGCCCGCTCCGGCCAGGTGGTGCCCGGCACCAGCTACGTCTGGCACCAGGCGCCGGACGGCGGAGCCGTCATCCCGAACGGTACGGGCTGGGTCTACGTCTCCAACTCCGAGGTGGCCGCGTCGGCCGGCGGCGGCGCGTCGCGCATCCTCTTCTCCGCCAGCGGGGCGGTGGTCGGCGCCTCCCGGATCCTGTCCGGAACCAATCAGAACTGTGCCGGCGGGAAGACCCCGTGGAACACCTGGCTGTCCTGCGAGGAGGTGGCGCTGGGCCGGGTCTACGAGACCTATCCGCTCGGCGGGACGGCGATCGTCCGCCCGGCGATGGGCCGGTTCAAGCACGAGGCCGCGGCGGCCGACCCGGTACGCAAGGTGATCTATCTGACCGAGGACGAGACCGACGGCAAGTTCTACCGCTTCATCCCCACCACCTGGGGTGACCTGTCCTCGGGCCGGCTGCAGGTGCTGCGTGCCGGCAGCGCCACATCCGGCTCCTTCACCTGGGCGGACGTGCCCGACCCGGACGGGTCGCCGACCGTCACCCGCAGTCAGGTCAGCGGCGCGAAGTCGTTCAACGGCGGCGAGGGCTGTCACTACGCCTCGGACCGGGTCTGGTTCACCACCAAGGGCGACAACCGGGTCTGGCAGCTCAACCTGCTCACCAGCACCTACGAGCTGGCCTACGACGACTCGCTGGTCAGCCCGGGCGCCGCCCCGCTGACCGGCGTCGACAACATCACCGGGTCCACGGCGGGGGATCTGTACGTCGCCGAGGACGGCGGGACCATGGACATCTGCATGATCACGCCGCAGGGGACGGTCTCGACGTTCCTGCGCGTCACCGGCCAGAGCGGTTCGGAGATCACCGGGCCGGCGTTCACCCCGGCCGGCGACCGGCTGTACTTCTCGTCGCAGCGCGGCACCTCCGGCACCTCGGCCGGCGGCATCACCTACTGCGTCACCGGCCCGTTCCGGGTCTGA